The sequence GAGAACCCAACAACAATAGACATTCATATACACtactatagtgcacagggctgaGGATAAAGGCACGTTTCTTCATCCTCtgccctatacactatataccttggTCGGCTATGCCTCACGTTGTAAggtatatggggctctcccgaacaAACGCAACAGATGATGCTGGTGGTAATAAGGGTTGGCTGTGAAGGATAATCACCCCAACCCCATTGTTGAGGGAGAGATAAGCCATtgtcagagcagtctggctgcagcttattcctccccatagagaatacaggaacgctCGGCCATGCTGAAGgttcctgtgtgtggggaggacggGCAGAAGGCCGAAAAGAAAACTGGCAGCTAAACACTCTTTTTCAGCCCTCACATATTGATGGTATTTGGCCACATTGCCTGTTTTTGCTCACCGTGGGGTAATGATGATGTCCTCCTTGTCGGCCTCCTCTTCATCAActtccctgtatataatataagacagctcaaatacaaatatatagttattatggATATGAGATATACATAGACTTTGATGGGGAGGGCAAAACAGTAATATAACATAATGGAGTCATTATATACACCCATAGACTGCAGCAGTATGATTTCAGCTCTGCTCCTTCTTCTTACTTACCAGATGGTGTACAGACTTGGGCGCCATTGGTGCAGGGGGTACTTGTTTCCTCTGTAACAATAAACAGGTAGACAGGAATTAGGATTGGTGTCATTGTGTCCTGTTTAAAATGTACAGAAAATCTCATTTGTTGCAATGTCTCAATAAGATATGAGCTTCAACCCCAGGATTTATGTCTCTTGAATTCCCATAAGGtactaaaggggaattatcagcaggttagacaaatctaacctgctgacagccccctatagtgccggggatgctgaggaggaaggtatgtgtatgtgtcttaccttcctcctctgtgccggtcccgcaatcagggccggcgttagggggggcaaagagggcagttgcccagggccccgatcccccaggtgccccctgccccagttacagtgagtgttaggtgcaggagcgcacagacagcgtcctgcagcctctgtcagtgatcccgggctgcagcttatggctgctatcaggggtcacacagaggctacaggacgctatgctccggagtgtgtagcttccccctcccttctgtaccatgtgatttcctctctcttcctggtgaggctggtgtggagctgtcgggacgatggaggagagggctgcagggtgaggagcacagcctcctgctgctgctgccatggacaaggacaactacacccagcatgctgttagagggggtaagtatactgtccatgtagtgtgtgtatgaatgtaggtgtgtataatggatgactgtagtgtgtgttacatgtcatgtgtatagtgtatggactctatggtttggatctgtataatgtgttttcatggatgtgttagtgtgtgtgtgtgtgtatatatatatatatatatatatatatatatatatatatagtagtggtTGGGTCCGCGGTTACACAGtgcaggatgcacagtcctcatgGGGTTCGGTCCTTCACCCCAATCGTATTCCAGAAAAACAATCAGAGGACAGCATCtccttataaagtgcttattgctttattgtgccagtttgcaaagattctttgcaaactggcacaataaagcaataagcactttataaggagatgctgtcctcggattgtttttatatatatatatatatatatatatatatatatatatatatatatatatatatatattagtgtgtgtgtattagcactgctgactccaagtgttcaggtgaatagactgtatataggagctgcagccattccctggtgaccactgaggccggtgattggctgcagctcctatgtatagtgtatgatgatgtcactaaggcaacacagtgtattttattgagaaaaaaacaaggtggcggtcactgtatggtggtaatattggtccgtatatagtgtcattatgcagtggtcagtctatggtggtaatattggtctgtatatagtgtgtatagagagttattaccgccatagagggaccgccacataatgactctatatacactatatacagaccaatattactgccatagactgaccgccacataatgcataatgactctatatacacactatatacaaaccattattaccaccatagagtgaccgccacatgatattggtctgtatatagtgtatacctcccccatgtaaccagatacctccctatgtagtcagatacctccctatgtggtcagatacctcccccatgtagccagatacctttccccatgtagtcagatacctccctatgtagtcagatatctccccatgtagtcagatacctccctcatgtagccagatacctccctatgtagtcagatacctccctatgtagtccgatgcctccccatgtagtcagatacctccccatgtagtcagatacctccccatgtagtcagatacctcccctatgtagtcagataccaaataatgttctacaaaataaaaaaaaaaccataattcagtgactcacaggtgacgtcttctttgatctgaggcgtcattttccttttcctctccatctggcccaggcctccatgatgatttcttccagctacaattcatctcttcagaacctgccaggcaAACATCCTAGGCTTCGCACATTTCCAGCATCatccttcccttcttccctcctataggctcccatagagtagtaattctgctgcttggtgtcatgcCCAGTAAAGTGAGCGGAAAGTTGGTTTACCACCTATATGTATGtaccctgccctgcccccatcaaTAACACCTCTGAAATATTCAATCAACAGGCTCATGAACTTCAAAAAAGACTACTAGCTAGAAAATACCCAGTAGATGTGGTCAAAAAAGCTAGAAGAAAAGCTGATAATTTATCAAGATCTGATTTATTAATGCCTAAAGTATCTACAAGTAACGATGTAAAAAGGTTTACGTTCGCCTTCCAAAATTTCCCTCTAAACAGAGTCATTGCCAACAGTATTCACAAATACTGGCACATTTTAGAGCAGGATGATGACATTGGTAAGGTAGCAGCAGCGGGTCCCCTAATTACATTTAGGAAAAATCGGGGACGTCTTGAATACCAACAAAATTAAAAGAGAAACTAAAGAATGGTTCACACGAACCCCACTTAAAGGCAACAGGAAATGCGGGACATGTAAATCTTGCCCTCAGTTACTCCCTACTGAATGCATCACTCTTAATGGCAAAGAGTGTCATGTGTCATGTCTCATTACATGCAGAACATCTTTCATTGTCTATGCTATTATATGCCCATGCAGTAGGCTTTACGTAGGCAAAACTAAAAGACTGATGTGGATGCGGTATAAGGAACATGTTTACTCAGTGAGGACGGGGAGAGGTGTCCCCCGACTCATTGATCATGTGAACACCGTCCACAAAGGGCTGAAAATAGGTTCCATACATCTAAATGGGGTTCCTTCTGTAAATGCTCTGCGAGCCCCATGCAGAGTAATTAGACAATTACAGAAATGTCTGCAACAAGTCTGCTCCATGTGTATGtaccccagtggcggattaaatgtaccctgggccccgggctttccacccaacctgggccccccccccacaagtcaattcgcccacattataatccgctactgcgacCCCCACTGTcccaaaaaacactgcctgcctcccctccctgctggccccaataaacataatgcttggtcccttgctgctacccccagtaagcattgcccaccccatctccactgcccccaataaacgtattgccacctcacctggtcccctgatgttgcccccccccccaaggtcacagcagcacagaggatgtcaggagacgagggtgctgatcttataggagaggtcacagcagcacagaggatgtcaggagaggagggtgttggtcttatagggaaggtcacagcgcccagcagcacagaggatgtcaggagaggagggtgctgatctataggggaggtcctagcagcacagaggatgtcaggagaggagggtgttaatcctataggagatggtccccctttatagatggtctccctctttccccctctatagatggtccccctctttcccccttatagatggtccccctctttcacccttatagatggttcccctctcccccctcccttatagatggtccccctctttccccctttatagatggccccccctctcccccctcccttttatatggtccccctctccccctcccttatagatggtccccctctttcccccctttatagatggtccccctctttccccctttaatggatggtccccctctcccccctcccttatagatggtccccctcatccccctctcttataaatggtccccctctttccccctctatagatggtcccccctcttcccccccccctttatagatggtccccctttcccccctccctcatagatggtccccctctttcccccctttatagatggtccccctcttttccccctttatagatggtcccccctccttcccccctttatagatggtccccctctcccccctccctttatagatggtccccctctatagatggtcccccctctttcccccctcccttatagatggtccccctctttcccccctctatagatggtccccctctttcccccctttatagatggtccccctctcccccctccctttatagatggtccccctctttcccccctttatagatggtccccctctttcccccctttatagatggtccccctctccccctcccttatagatggtccccctctttccccctctatagatggtcccccctcttcccccccctttatagatggtccccctttcccccctccctcatagatggtccccctctttcccccctttatagatggtccccctcttttccccctttatagatggtcccccctccttcccccctttatagatggtccccctctcccctctccctttatagatggtccccctctatagatggtcccccctctttcccccctcccttatagatggtccccctctttcccccctctatagatggtccccctctttcccccctttatagatggtccccctctcccccctccctttatagatggtccccctctttcccccctttatagatggtccccctctttcccccctttatagatggtccccctctccccctcccttatagatggtccccctctttccccctctatagatggtccccctttttcccccctcccttatagatggtccccctctttcccccctcccttatagatggtccccctctttccccccttatagatggtccccccctctttcccctttatagatgccccccccccccagtcagtaaataacaaaaataacaaaatacaactcacctaccctgcgttcccccgtcaatcctctctccttctgcagtctccggctgatgtgcagctgccccgtcctctccccggcagcgcgcatatcacacagctcctagtgctgcctgggccctgacttccggtatgtgcgctcccagtaccggaagtcagggccccaggcgggactaggagctgtgtgatgctcgcgctgccggggagaggacgggacacaatgcttgcggtcacaagagcctgcagtggcggggggaagggggcctcccgggcggcattataatgtgggcggcgtggcatgggcccccccggagcctcgggccccgggcggccgcccaaatcgcccacattataatccgccactgatgtaCGCTGATCTACGAAACTGGCCATAATTTAAAGGCATATGTCTCCCCATCCATAAGGGCCCCTAGGTTCACAatactgttaaagggaacctgtcacgcggTGTCCtggggcagagcccgcccgaatccccggtggagccctggatacttactcttTCCTTGAATTCCCACTCTTggacccggtcccgggacggacaTATCGCCGTCGGAAGCTGTGCGCGcggctcaccagagatgagtctgacgcccatagaaaatgacagctccagtcattttctatggacgtcggactcatctctggtaataagcatacagcgcgcgctcagtaagtatccagggctccactGGGGGGAGTCGATCAGGCTGTGCCCCGGCACACCGCGTGacaggccgcacgctccattgtgtgcattggtgaATTGGGATCTAAATTCATTAGAAATACTGCAGtaatggccgggatgatctggatTAACACTTgtgaacggctggtgttatacgtagtgtgaacccagcccagggcagctttaaccagagggcacatggtgcacgtgcaccgggcccactgtttaaaggggcccccccgagcaggccggccgttgctatgtgcaaccagtgcggttgcacagggctccggccaccagcctgtcaggggggagcgccatgaatgggtaatctacttacccctccatggcgccccctgcagggcccccccgtccgtccgctgctgctgcggtgcttcagcagcagcgatactgacagagagagagccattggctccctccctgtcagtcactcttgtggccgcacttcctgcggtcacaagaggccgcactctccttcTAGTGCCCGACGTCACTGAAGCGTCGGCgcaagggtaaggggagtgcagcctcttgtgaccgcaggaagtgcggccacaagagggaagagaagaggaccgcgtggacctaggtgagtaaaagtgtttgttttttccaatgttatatgggagggggagcgcatatactattggggagcacagggggctatatactattggggagcacagggggctatatactatgggggagcacaggggagctatatactatgggggagcacagggggctatatactatgggggagcacaggggagctatatactatgggggagcacaggggagctatatactactggggagcacaggggagctatatactattggggagcacagggatctatatactattggggagcacaggggagctatatactattggggagcacaggggtctatatactattggggagcacaggggtctatatactatgggggagagcacaggggggctatatactattggggagagcacaggggggctatatactattggggggagagcacaggggggctatatactattgggggagagcacaggggggctatatactattgtgggagagcacaggggggacatatactattgtgggagagcacaggggggctatatactactggggagagtgcacaggggggctatatactaatgggggagtgcacaggagggctgtatataactggaggagcacatgagggtctatatactatagggacaccttaaaactatggaggcacagaggggtgtaactatgtaggggtacagaggggtgtaagtactgtataggggtacaagggacctaactactgtatgtgttggagcctaaaatatttgtctggcagattctggaaagaagattcacagccaggagaagacttcaaggtagcccaggctggatggagagaaaaagaaaaggtgaaagactttgatcggagaagacgcccacggtaagtcactggatgtaactgcactctgttatagggttgtagtgttaggggtcatgatgtggcggtattatgtaatggtatcattggtgatatctttctgttttgtttagtgcagtttttatgtaatatgtaatcactgtatggtggaaatagtgttataaggtaactactgtatgtattggggctcttgatacagtgtgagggcaaattcagtacattatacaatgtgccgaaagggaaggggggggcccactcttgagggctgtgcactgggcccaccaatgtattaaaacggcccttaCCCAGCCTTACAAACTAAAACTTCAGACTGGTTACCATGAGTACACAGCAgaatataactttttatttacaTAGATAATACAATTTGGTCCAGAGCAGAAAGTCCTGATTTCCTAAGGAACATTTCCTAACATTTTGGAAACACATCTTGCATACACTAGAAAATGATTTGGAGAGCTGGAGAATTCCCCATATCACATATGGAAAGTGtcactttatatacagtatagtcgaCAAGAACCTTTAAAATAAGTGCTTTCATCCTTTGTAGaatggagtccccctttaaggcaTGGTGTAGGTgcactgtataattttttttagattgtCATTGGTAAACCCCACGTTTATTCGGAATTATTTTAAGTTCTGAGCTATCTCTGTCCACAATGTCTCCAGTTTCTCCTGTATCTCTTCTACTGAAGTCACAGTCTCATGTAAGTCTGATGTAGCAGGAGACAACTTGTACTTCATCTCCTCCATTTCCATATTAATAGTATGGGTGAAGTGTTCAATCTGCCTCTGTGTATTCCTCTGAAACTCCTCTACTTCTCTTTGCACCTGAGCCGCCATCTCTTCCACATAGGGCGGCACAGGTTCACCTCGCTGACTGTCTGGAAACCTTTCTCTAATATTTTGAGGATATGTCACCAGTTGTTCTTTTAGTGCGTCCAAATTTTTATGGATCTTCTCATGCAAATTGTTTGCATTCTGAGTCAGTTTACGAGATAGTTCTTGTACCTGGGCGGTTAGTTTTTCCTGGGAGGTCAAAGCATGAGGAGATAGGTTTCCATGGAGTTCTTCAACGGCATGATGGATCTCTGCCAATAGTCTCTCCCCCAATGGAAGTAGCACACTTCTTACCTTCTCTGTTTGCAGAATGATTTGGTCTTGAATATTTGCTGCTAGCTTGTGTGGTCGCCCATTGCTTATTTGGTCCTTGTTCAGGCTAAACTGTTCAATGAACTCCTTGGCCCCCCACCCAACATGATACTTTAGTTCGTTGGTATAAGGAAGTAAGCGGTTTTGCACTTGTTCCAGATTCTTGCTGATCTTCTCGTGGGCTTCATCGATGTAGGGATAGATCTTCCTCCTGATCTCCTGCAGTTCCCTGTGGATTAGCTTGCGCAGTCCATCTGAGTCTTCATACAAGTGCTTCTGAAGTCCGCTCTTCAAAGGGCTGAAGATATTGCCTACATAGTGTACTCCATTCTGAAAACTGTTTCTAAAGCTTCTGTGGAGAGAGTGGAAGATTAAAATATAATGTGATTTGTCAACCAAAGTAAATTACTTGCAAATTGTAGTATTCATTTTGATGCTTAGTACTTAATACAGTTTCACAAAATAcgaaacatgtaaaaagttttgatcagttatgGGTCTTGATGCTGAGACCCCACAGATTGCTAGATAGAGTGGGAAGGTCAGCACTTTCCTCCCCATTTCATTCCTCACTGCATAAGTCAGACCCCATAGACATCTAagagaattagggccctattacacggcccaatcataaactgtaaacgagtgccgatctgctagatcgtcactcATTTACTGAGCATTTACAAAGGGCGACTATCagacagcaagggctgcagggacattgttgcctttagtataaaataataaagtatcaactttaccacgttccctggtgtcctccctaTTACCATGTTCCCTAGTGTCCTCTGGCCTTCCTCAGTGTCCTTGAAGGCCTTCCCCGAGGTCTGTTCTGGTCTCTACACTGACAGGGCAccagacgctcagccaatcactggctactgcctgtctcagccagtgattaacGCAGACTGCCACTGTAGAGACCAGAAAAGAAGGgagcagaaggcagagctgcaaggcccgaggacaccagggaacgtggtaaggtaatttaatactttattattttatactacaatataTTACATATAGCGATGCATGCCCGATGGCCGATGATTTTATGTCTGgtcctaaagaaacgatcatccGTTGATCgtttcatcgactgatcgttctctctattatacggagcgataatcgggcgaatCTCCTACAGAAGCGAGGAGTGAAGTGCTTAGCTGAGTGATTCTTCCTGTTTCttttagtgattggtgggatacCCCAAATGATGAATACTTTTGACTATGTCTGTGGTTCAAACTATTGAATATAATTAAcaccaaataaataaattaaattaaataccaAATGTCGTAATTTTTGGTTacagaataaaagaacaaaaaaagaaaTTATCAATTAGTCTGATTTGCATCTTTTTATCAAAAATGTTATCTATAAAAGTTATAAGAGTCAGGACATAGTGATGCAAAGCAAACTTCTttttaaggtttttattttttaaaattagtaaaacaaaacaaaaaacctatAAATTGGGCATCACTGTAATTGTATTGACTCACAGAATTAAAATGACATTCTTATTTTACTGTAGGTTCGATAGCATACAAACATCTtcgattttgcaagtttttccttttttttcagttttacccTACAAATAATTGTTTTCAGGTTTTGCAATGTCACAATAGATTTTACTTTATAATAACCAATGCCATAAAGAGCCCATAGAAAATTAAGCTGTCATACGTCTAGATAAAAACAGTATCTTAGGAGGCAAGGAGGAAAACTATGtaagtgaaaaaaacaaaaatcttgctaccataaataaatatttttgcctACCACATACACAACCATAATATGTGCTGTATAGATTTACTAATTCTCACCTGATGTCCATTGCTGAATTCTTATGGGAATTCCATTCGTTCTTCTCAGTGACCAACTGGCTGAAATAGTCCCAGAATCCACTTCTAGTATAATCAGCATGGCAGCCTGGCAAGGAAGAAGTAACATAAGTCATAAATCGTCTTTTGGATTATGAAATCAAACATTATTATAGAGGCACCTGTGTATCACATAATCAGGATACCATTGTATGCCCTGGAGGTAAACAAAGGGGCCTCCTAATGAATGACTGCAAAAAGAGACCTTGAAAGCCATTAGAAACCAATTCTAAAGGTGTTAGCTGGTCCCTGCTGAGGTCCTGTCAGTCTCAGCACTCACTGCCACAGGTCTCTTTCCATttaaacttaaggccctattacactgaacgattatggGCTGTATTCATCGGTTATggctgataattgtcctgtgtaatagaaggcaacgatcagccgacataaacaatattggctgatctttgcagtcttttgtctttcaacattttgaaagaccaaCGACTGTGATAACAGCGATGTTCTGCCGTCGCTCCATAGCGATCACCCGGGTAGCCTCcccgcggcctcccctgcacttactcgCTCGCTGCTGTTGCGTGTAATAttagcggcagcaagcggggaatgagcgctcgtttgctcctgtagactccttatgtaataggggctttactcgcTCCCCTTTTTTTGCAGTCCTTTAGGGGGCAATTGCACCCACCTCAGATTTGTCCTCCACCTGTCTTCTTCAAGCACTACCTATTTAAAGTTGCTCCACCACTTATCTGTGACAAAACAATACTGTGCTTCCTTATGTCTATAGTAAGGTGTGCTTTATTTCCTGATACCTGTTTCTCCTGACTCAACATCCACTTGATCCCTGTGTGCTATACCATCTCTCCTGTGCCTGACCTTGTTTACTGACCTTAAAGCTGGCCACTTATTTGCCTGACCCAATGGTGTCCCCATAGTCTGCTGGGCCAGCTAATACCTACACTGGGACCATCCATGGGAAGCGACCTGGTACCCTCTGACAGCTACATCCAGCTTCCACATTCTGGATTGGGATAAAGAGTGAAAACATTGAGGATACTTAGATCTCACTCCTGAATTTGGGCCAAAAGTAAACCAGTTGGGTAGCACAGTGGTTCCACACCCGTTGCCTCATGACACTGATACACAAATACTGGAAATTTTTATAACATTTGTACAGTTACAGCAATTCTGCTTCATACTTTGACTGGCTGTactttacctcctgtctctctTCCCTTGCCTCATAGaatgtaagccctcatgggcagggtcctctttccccatgtaccagtctgccatttatcttattcatgtaatgtgttttgatctagTAAGGTGCCTGTGTGTTAACCCCAAttgcttgtatagtgctctggaaccaagggcactttaaaaataattaattaaaaaaaaaaatacagtttctATATGAAATGAGAATTAACACTCTTTGACTACATGCAGtgattttcacacacacacacacacacacacacacacacacatacatac is a genomic window of Dendropsophus ebraccatus isolate aDenEbr1 chromosome 12, aDenEbr1.pat, whole genome shotgun sequence containing:
- the LOC138769350 gene encoding apolipoprotein A-V-like, with product MARGEVLCVLIIGLTGCHADYTRSGFWDYFSQLVTEKNEWNSHKNSAMDIRSFRNSFQNGVHYVGNIFSPLKSGLQKHLYEDSDGLRKLIHRELQEIRRKIYPYIDEAHEKISKNLEQVQNRLLPYTNELKYHVGWGAKEFIEQFSLNKDQISNGRPHKLAANIQDQIILQTEKVRSVLLPLGERLLAEIHHAVEELHGNLSPHALTSQEKLTAQVQELSRKLTQNANNLHEKIHKNLDALKEQLVTYPQNIRERFPDSQRGEPVPPYVEEMAAQVQREVEEFQRNTQRQIEHFTHTINMEMEEMKYKLSPATSDLHETVTSVEEIQEKLETLWTEIAQNLK